The sequence CAGtaaaataatacttaaaaaaaaattaaaataaaacaggcTTACTCTCAAGTACCCGTATCTGACTATTTTATAAGAGACAGATAATGACACAAAGTGTTATCTTTGTTTTGACTGATAATAGTGGTTAATGCTTTTTCTCAACTATTTTAAACTTCCCTTATGTATTGTGTTTAACAGGATATCTGCGTCTTCTCAGCCATGAATCATTGTATTCCTGATTGGAATTTTGAGGGTGATCTTCCTGTCTCCAATCAGAAGAAACCCATAGAGTCTGTACTTTCTCTAAAATTTGATTACTTGATCTTTAAAGCATCTATCTTTGTACAGATTGTTGATTTTGGTTGCCCCATCTTTTACCTTTTGCAGGCCAGGCAATGACCTAGTAGAGCTGCTATGGCGAAATGGGCAGGTAGTTTTGCATAGCCAAGCACACAGAAAACCAAGCCCTCATGTTCAAAAACATGATTCACCAACAGTAAAGGGCAGTGGGTCAATTCTGAATTCAAGTCATTTGATTCAAGATGATGACGCTGTGTCTTGGATTCAATACCCTCTTGAAGATATCTTTGAAAAGGAGTTCTGTTCCAATTTTTTCTCGGAATTGCCACCTCCACTTTCTGAtcaaattttggaagaaaagtcGGCTAAATTTGATGCCTCGGCACCTTCACAGCAACAGCATCAGCATCAGCATCAGCGACAACTCAACAACAATAAACCTCATGTGGTTTCTGAATTTTCAGGAAATCCAATGCCCCCTCCAAGAATTCAAGTCCCGGAGAAAAATCATGCTGGTGTAGGAGGATTTGGTGAAGCTGTTAATGCTAACTTTTATCAGTTCTCCGCCCCCTTTAAAGGAGGTGATTTTAGAACTTCAAGTGGACAATTTGGAGGGCAGGGGTCTGGAAACTCTCCACAAGGGGAGGTCAGGGAGTGTTCGGTGGTAACAGTAGGGTCAAGCAATCAAATTCCACATGATCGTGATACGAGCCGTGCATCTAGTAATGCTTTGGGGACTAGTACTGCCTTTTCTACTGGACCATCCATGGATGATCCACGAAAAATAGTCTCCCAGAGTGAGAGAGGCAAAACTGAGACACTTGAGGCTACTCTTACCTCATCCTCAGGTGGATCAGGTAGTAGTTTTGGTAGAACATGTAAGCAATCTGCAGGACCTAGTAGCAgccataaaagaaaaactatagaCACAGAGGATTCTGAGTACCAAAGTGAGgtggaaacacaaactctccctTCATCTGCTTGTAAATTTGTTAAACATTGTATGATAAACATGGGTTGTGAATGATACAGGCTGCCGAACTCGATTCAATGGCAGGAAACAATCCAACCAAACGATCAGGATCTACCCGCAGGAGTCGTGCAGCTGAAGTGCACAACCTCTCAGAAAGGGTAGGCATACTAGATTTCATCACGTTTCAAGATTCAAGATTGTATTATTAGTTACTCAACTATTGTCCACTTGTATGCAGAGACGGAGGGATAGGATTAATGAGAAGATGAGAGCATTGCAAGAGCTCATACCTCACTGCTACAAGGTCTTCTTTTCTGAACTTCTTAGTTCAAGTTTAACTATATATCTCTGCTACTCTTGTCTTTGCATGCCTAAGACACTTTTCTATCTAATCACCTGTGGTTATCCCAAAATCTTTACCACGGTATGCAGTGTTCGAAAGAAAagcttaatatatttatgaaataatGATAACGAAGTTAAGATGTTATTTGTGGCAAGTGATTAAAGGATAGATTTGGAAATGAGCATTTGTGGGAAAAGTAGGTGTAGATGAGAGCAAGTCCACGATGTGAAAAAAAGGGAATGATCACCTTGGCCTTTTGAGAATATATGACCAAAGATAGTGGCCTAAGAATTGTCCAAAATTTCCTTGGTGTTTAGCCTAAATAATAGTGGAGTTGAATCGAGCACTTTTAGTTGAATTATTACATAACAGGAGTATAACAAAGAGCTCATTTTGCTCCAGACTTTTATTCTCTTACTTCCAAAATGTCCCTCCTTCTATGAAGTTAAGCTAGTCCTAATGTTGCAGACAGATAAAGCATCAATGCTGGATGAGGCAATTGAGTACTTGAAGTCACTTCAGTTACAACTTCAGGTGTGGTATCGAATCTTGTAAAACCATAGTTTGGGCTTATCGTTCTCCGTCAACTCAATCCAAGGCGGCTGACAATTTTTTCTAGGTGTTTCAGGTAATGTGGATGGGTGGTGGGATGGCCCCTATGCTGTTTCCAGGAGTGCAGCATTTCATGTCTCGCATGGGAATGGGTCCCCCTCTGCCTTCTATGCAAAATTCAATGCATTTGCCTAGGGTCCAACTCATTGATCAATCCATTTCTATGGCTCCGACACAGAACCAGGGAGTAATGTGCCAAACTCCAGTGTTGA is a genomic window of Populus alba chromosome 5, ASM523922v2, whole genome shotgun sequence containing:
- the LOC118061713 gene encoding transcription factor PIF4-like isoform X1, whose translation is MNHCIPDWNFEGDLPVSNQKKPIEPGNDLVELLWRNGQVVLHSQAHRKPSPHVQKHDSPTVKGSGSILNSSHLIQDDDAVSWIQYPLEDIFEKEFCSNFFSELPPPLSDQILEEKSAKFDASAPSQQQHQHQHQRQLNNNKPHVVSEFSGNPMPPPRIQVPEKNHAGVGGFGEAVNANFYQFSAPFKGGDFRTSSGQFGGQGSGNSPQGEVRECSVVTVGSSNQIPHDRDTSRASSNALGTSTAFSTGPSMDDPRKIVSQSERGKTETLEATLTSSSGGSGSSFGRTCKQSAGPSSSHKRKTIDTEDSEYQSEAAELDSMAGNNPTKRSGSTRRSRAAEVHNLSERRRRDRINEKMRALQELIPHCYKTDKASMLDEAIEYLKSLQLQLQVFQVMWMGGGMAPMLFPGVQHFMSRMGMGPPLPSMQNSMHLPRVQLIDQSISMAPTQNQGVMCQTPVLNPVNFHSQMQNPAFADQYARFMGFNMQAASQPMNMFRFGSQTVQQNQMMAPTSSVGGPPSAGTAVSDAPTSDKMG
- the LOC118061713 gene encoding transcription factor PIF4-like isoform X2, which gives rise to MNHCIPDWNFEGDLPVSNQKKPIEPGNDLVELLWRNGQVVLHSQAHRKPSPHVQKHDSPTVKGSGSILNSSHLIQDDDAVSWIQYPLEDIFEKEFCSNFFSELPPPLSDQILEEKSAKFDASAPSQQQHQHQHQRQLNNNKPHVVSEFSGNPMPPPRIQVPEKNHAGVGGFGEAVNANFYQFSAPFKGGDFRTSSGQFGGQGSGNSPQGEVRECSVVTVGSSNQIPHDRDTSRASSNALGTSTAFSTGPSMDDPRKIVSQSERGKTETLEATLTSSSGGSGSSFGRTCKQSAGPSSSHKRKTIDTEDSEYQSEAAELDSMAGNNPTKRSGSTRRSRAAEVHNLSERRRRDRINEKMRALQELIPHCYKTDKASMLDEAIEYLKSLQLQLQVMWMGGGMAPMLFPGVQHFMSRMGMGPPLPSMQNSMHLPRVQLIDQSISMAPTQNQGVMCQTPVLNPVNFHSQMQNPAFADQYARFMGFNMQAASQPMNMFRFGSQTVQQNQMMAPTSSVGGPPSAGTAVSDAPTSDKMG